A DNA window from Microcystis aeruginosa NIES-843 contains the following coding sequences:
- a CDS encoding IS630-like element ISMae25 family transposase (programmed frameshift) — protein MGRGRRDKVNLTGEQRENLEQISRNGYAPAKKILHARILLMCDEGEQAKRKWTDEEIGEALEVHRNTVGRIRQRFLQKGEKPALERKSRKTPPTPAKVDGAAAAQIIALCCSEPPSGRAEWTIRLLTSELKQRQIITEISSPTVWRTPKKNQLRPWKTQRYCIPEQDLARFVAQMEVVLDLYGTQPSEEEPLIAMDEASKQLLGEVYPPIPMQPGQDKKEDYHYSREGVQALFMFFDPHRGWRRVSNRDSRTRIDWAEEIRQLLDVDYPKARKVKLVCDNLNTHNIASLYEAFPAPVAHRLARRLEIYYTPRNGSWLNVAETELSVLSRQCLDRRISSKEELKREIETWQKERNQTASTVIWTFTTSDARVKLKHLYPVFEEEESGESIAPN, from the exons ATGGGAAGAGGTCGGCGAGATAAAGTCAATCTAACAGGGGAACAAAGAGAAAACCTCGAACAAATCAGTCGTAATGGCTATGCACCAGCTAAAAAAATTCTCCACGCTCGGATTTTGCTGATGTGTGACGAGGGAGAACAGGCGAAAAGGAAATGGACAGATGAAGAAATAGGCGAAGCTTTAGAAGTTCATAGAAATACAGTGGGACGTATTCGTCAAAGATTTCTTCAAAAAGGCGAAAAACCAGCATTAGAACGGAAATCGAGAAAAACTCCCCCCACTCCGGCAAAAGTTGATGGAGCCGCCGCCGCCCAAATCATTGCCCTGTGCTGTTCGGAGCCACCATCTGGCCGAGCCGAGTGGACAATCCGACTATTAACCTCGGAACTCAAACAAAGACAAATTATCACCGAGATTTCCAGTCCAACGGTGTGGCGTACTC CTAAAAAAAACCAATTACGCCCTTGGAAAACCCAAAGATACTGTATTCCGGAACAGGATTTAGCCCGATTTGTTGCCCAGATGGAAGTTGTCCTTGACCTGTATGGCACTCAGCCATCGGAAGAAGAACCGTTAATCGCGATGGATGAAGCATCAAAGCAACTACTTGGAGAAGTTTACCCTCCGATACCCATGCAACCTGGACAAGATAAAAAAGAAGACTATCACTATAGTCGTGAAGGGGTTCAAGCCTTGTTCATGTTTTTTGACCCCCATCGAGGATGGAGACGGGTGAGTAACCGAGATAGTCGAACCCGAATAGATTGGGCAGAAGAAATTCGTCAATTATTGGATGTGGACTATCCAAAGGCTCGAAAAGTCAAGCTCGTCTGTGATAATCTCAACACTCATAACATAGCCTCGCTTTATGAAGCATTTCCAGCACCCGTTGCTCATCGTTTAGCTAGAAGACTGGAAATTTATTACACACCTCGTAATGGTAGCTGGTTAAATGTAGCCGAAACTGAACTAAGCGTCTTATCGAGGCAATGTTTAGATAGAAGGATTTCTAGCAAGGAAGAACTGAAAAGGGAGATAGAAACCTGGCAAAAAGAACGTAATCAGACTGCATCTACAGTAATATGGACGTTTACGACCAGCGATGCTAGGGTCAAGCTGAAACATCTTTATCCTGTGTTTGAGGAGGAGGAATCGGGAGAATCTATTGCACCAAATTAG
- a CDS encoding IS1634 family transposase produces the protein MNQSTEIEVKNLDHLGLVAGIIDEIGIVEIINEQVSIERGEIVTAGQVVKAIILNGLGFVSRALYLFPQFFEDKATEHLLGEGIEPKHLNDDKIGRVMDKLYQLNVSVIFLLISLAAVKKFGVATENSHLDSTSLSVEGEYKKEYPTVEILKSGAVGEEIETRQQPIKITYGYSRDRRPDLKQFMIDLIVSGDGDVPLFLKVGDGNEADKAVFGQIAREFQKQVDFDSLIVGDSALYSKENLKLMKEMRWLSRVPLSIKEAQELVDSISEKELTDSEIPGYSWRETSSNYGGIEQRWLLVESQARQESDLKKLEKKIEQEKNSAQEKIRQLSRREFENRAVALAIAKGLSDSLKSHQLTEIKVNLIPPESQQSKLKSKDDLPSQSYQVQAELELNLAAIERLKKRAGRFVLATNDLEKKRLSSEDILKKYKGQQAPERGFSFLKDPCFFADSVFLKSPHRIEVMAMLMGLCLLVYTIGQRQLRLSLKQQETGLKNPLGKLTDRPTLRWIFQCFQGIHLVRIQDNQKISNLTDERRNILRFFPKPCQEYYLLS, from the coding sequence ATGAATCAATCAACAGAAATTGAAGTCAAAAATCTAGACCATCTGGGATTAGTAGCCGGAATTATCGATGAAATAGGAATCGTTGAAATTATCAACGAACAAGTCTCAATTGAGCGAGGAGAAATTGTCACAGCGGGGCAAGTAGTGAAAGCAATTATCCTGAATGGATTGGGATTTGTCTCCCGAGCCTTGTATTTATTTCCTCAATTTTTTGAAGATAAAGCAACCGAACATCTGCTGGGAGAGGGCATCGAACCCAAGCACTTGAATGATGATAAAATTGGTCGAGTAATGGACAAACTTTATCAACTTAATGTTTCGGTCATTTTCCTACTCATCAGTTTAGCCGCCGTGAAAAAATTTGGTGTAGCAACCGAGAACTCCCATTTAGATTCGACTTCTCTATCAGTAGAAGGAGAATATAAAAAGGAATACCCAACAGTAGAAATCCTGAAATCAGGAGCAGTGGGAGAAGAAATTGAAACCAGACAACAGCCAATAAAAATTACCTACGGATACTCCCGCGACCGAAGACCTGACTTAAAACAATTTATGATTGACTTAATCGTAAGTGGGGATGGAGATGTACCTTTATTCCTGAAAGTAGGGGACGGAAATGAAGCGGACAAAGCGGTTTTTGGTCAAATCGCCCGAGAATTTCAAAAACAAGTTGACTTTGACAGTTTAATAGTCGGCGATAGCGCCCTCTATAGCAAAGAGAATTTAAAACTAATGAAAGAAATGCGTTGGTTGTCTCGAGTACCATTAAGCATTAAAGAGGCTCAAGAGTTAGTCGATAGCATCTCAGAAAAAGAGTTAACCGATTCAGAAATACCGGGTTATTCCTGGCGGGAAACAAGCTCTAACTATGGGGGGATAGAACAAAGATGGTTGCTAGTTGAAAGTCAAGCTAGACAAGAATCAGACTTGAAAAAATTAGAGAAAAAAATCGAGCAAGAAAAGAATTCTGCCCAAGAAAAAATCCGGCAACTATCCCGAAGAGAATTTGAGAATAGAGCGGTGGCGTTGGCGATAGCCAAAGGATTATCTGACTCCTTAAAATCTCATCAGTTAACGGAGATTAAAGTCAATCTCATTCCGCCTGAGTCTCAGCAGTCAAAACTCAAATCAAAAGACGATTTGCCCTCTCAAAGCTATCAAGTTCAAGCCGAATTAGAGTTGAATTTGGCAGCGATTGAGAGGCTAAAGAAACGAGCAGGACGATTCGTTTTAGCAACTAACGATTTGGAGAAAAAACGATTGAGCAGTGAGGATATACTCAAAAAATATAAGGGGCAACAAGCTCCAGAAAGAGGATTTTCTTTTCTCAAAGACCCCTGCTTTTTTGCTGACAGTGTCTTTCTCAAATCTCCCCATAGAATCGAGGTCATGGCCATGCTCATGGGCTTGTGCCTGCTGGTTTATACTATTGGTCAAAGACAACTTCGTTTAAGTTTAAAACAGCAGGAGACGGGACTGAAAAATCCGTTGGGTAAGTTAACTGACCGACCAACATTACGCTGGATATTTCAGTGCTTTCAAGGGATTCATCTCGTCCGTATTCAAGACAATCAAAAGATTAGCAACTTAACGGATGAGAGGCGCAACATTTTGAGATTTTTCCCCAAACCTTGCCAAGAATATTATCTCTTATCTTGA